The genomic stretch TCTACACGGCCGTCCTGCAGGTAGACGTCTTGGGGTCCCACATCGCCGGCAGCAGATATTTCCGTCCGCTCCGGCCGATCGCATTGTAACTTGCTCCCGTCGTCTTGTCCACCGGGACGACCCCTGGATAGCCGGGGAACGCGCCCTTCCCGAACATCCCCGTGCAAGCGCTCACGGCCTCGAGGGGCGCGTCTCCGGGGCCCTGGAAATACCCGTTGTCAAACGGGTTCGTGACGGTCCCCGCCAGGACCGTGGCCAAGCTGATGACCATCCCGTCGACCCCCATGTCGCCGTTCGGGGCCACCAGGGGAGGTATCTGAGGCCCGTAGATCGGCTGGTGGAAGGGCCACGCGCATTGGCCGGGGCACTGGGTCGCCGAGTTGCCGACCCACCCGTACGCGGACCTGGCGCCCTTGCCGCCCCGGACCGCAGTCGACCACCCGTGGGACCCGCACCGGCTCATGCAGAACCCCTCGACGCCAACGTCTGACGAGGTCAACACGAAGTTGATAGCACCATCGCTATCGGTCTTGGAGGGACTGAGCTCGGAGGACAAGCTCACAATGTGTTGGTTCTTCAGCACTTTGCCCAGAGAGTACCTGCTGTCGACGAGTTGCTTCCCCAAGATGATGTTGGCGGGGCCACCGGCGTACGCGGCGGTGGTGGACCACCAGGAGGCGACGGAGGGGGAAGACTTGGCGGGAGAGCTGAGGGAGCGGAAGAAGTCGGCCACGACGGAGCGCTGGGCGGGGGAGAAGCCTCCGTACCAGAGGAGGTTGACGGTGACGTTGCCCTTGAGGAGCCGGCCCTTGTGGTACTTGAGGACGAGGGGCTTCGTCTTGAGCGGAGACAGCATCCTCGGGGTGGTGGCCGAGGATGGGGCGGAGAGACGGGAaaggacgaggaggagggcGACGAGGAtgtaaggaggaggaggaggagacgacGAAGCCATCGTTTAGGAAAATGGGGAAGAGTTCACGTTGGTGAGCGAGCGATGAGGAGTGCCCGTGCGTTTTTATACGGAGGGTTTGCGAGCTCTGCTGGACAGCCaggagaggggaggggggaAGGGAGTGACGAGCATGTCTCGGACAGTAGACACAGGCGCGTTGAGCAGATTTGTTTGACCAAGCTGGGGTCAAAGTCAGGAAACGTTATTACAAGAACCTGGAGCAGATGAGCCTAGCTCACATCCACCGTCGGTAGAGACGGGGATTCACATGATCTTCCGGTTCACGCGAGCCGAGGCTCAAACAGTTCCGGTCGCAGCAAACAATTTCTCTTGGCTGCCCTTGTCGCGACACGTGCGAGCAAAACTACGGGAGGTTCACCTGGGGGATGGGAAAATATCACACGTCCTGATTCTTACCTTTCTGACtggtttttcttttatgaagtTGAGCGTGGCTAAATTGAAGAAGGTTAGAGGCAACCCATGTTTGAGTCCAAGGACGGGGACTCTGTCTTTGGTCGGTTTTGAGGGAAGCGACTGGGAGTTTTAACTGTTTCCGATCAAGTCAGCCCACTAATAATTGAGTTCTTCACTTTGTATTAACCAATGTGAGGTGCGCGTAGTAGGATACGATGAATTTAgtaattgagggaaaaaaaaaaagagagagctaaGAACCGTACTTTTACTCcgtatattttttgaaatttcagttTTAGTAACCGATTAATTACTATTTTTGGTTATCTAAGCCTAAGGTTAAGATTGCTTGTTCCCTACTTATATACCATGCTTAGTCATCTCGAATAACGGGGAAGAGTATAAACGATCCGCTTTCGATTGAATTTGAGGAGATAACCTGGCGTTGGAACGGCGTCTCGAGATATCGCGTATCCAAAATGAATCGAATTTAAAAAGATCCACTGCATTAAACAGGGTAGAGCTAATGGTCGTTGTCTCATGTTTGGAGATGGGTGGCTGTATGGGGCAGAAAATTCTGTGATTTGCGAGGGCAGGAACAAGAGAAGGTCAATTTTGGACTGGGTGGACAAGGGAGATCATCAACTTGTACAAAGAAGGGAGTTTGGCCTTTGGAGCccacgccgccgccgccccatgGCTGAAGGCTGCTGGGGACTAAGAGCATGGCGAGCTCCAAAGGTAGACTTTGGGAAACTTTCTCATTTCCCAAGTCAAATGATCATATGGGTCATATGGTTAGGGAAGACTTAGGTACACTACAAATACCAAAACTTgcgtacggcgctcactttagtgtcaaaattttcaaaacaatcactttagtgccaaatttttttaaaaaacatttagTTTggcttcaaaatttcaaaacgattatttaagtgtcaaatattttgaaaaatgctcacttcagtgccaattcCGTCCGATCACGTTAGCTCAAATCGAAGTTAGTATCTAAGcgagtatttaaaaaaaaaaatccacacttaagtgatcgttttaaaagttttagcactaaagcgAGTCTCGTtcacaagttttgacatttaTGATGCACCTTAGCCGGTTAAGGCATATATAAACATCGTACGTGTTGTACCGCCGAGGCTAAGTTCGAGTAAATATAATGGCTTAAACACAGTAAGGGTCGTTTGGAGCCTAGACGAGATAAGTTTTGGTACCAAATTTTCTAGAGGCATACATTGACTACAAATGATGTTGCTGACGGCGCCGGTTGGCCCCTCGGATTTAGAAATTGCGGGTAGATTGATTTCCAAAAGTATTCTCTCCTCGAAAAACCGGGAGAGCGACTCGTTATCTCGGACTCGCCCTGCTCGGACATTCGATTGGTGGAGACGGCAGGGGCCAAATCAAAAGATAGGTACGATACGGATGGTCCCGTAATTCCgcccagaaaataaaaaaaacacctGCGTACATTTTGGTTTCCAAGACAACTCCTAGGTATAAAttgtggacaaaaaaaaaattatcattaaaTGATATGACAATCCCttattggagagagagagagagagagaaaaaaaaaatcgccctTTTGTCACGTAACCCTTTGGTAAAAAAGATATTAATAAGCTCCAACCATAGATGAACGAATCCGTGCGGGATGCGAGCGcggagaaaaatgaatgaatc from Rhodamnia argentea isolate NSW1041297 chromosome 2, ASM2092103v1, whole genome shotgun sequence encodes the following:
- the LOC115739622 gene encoding protein EXORDIUM-like 2, with the protein product MASSSPPPPPYILVALLLVLSRLSAPSSATTPRMLSPLKTKPLVLKYHKGRLLKGNVTVNLLWYGGFSPAQRSVVADFFRSLSSPAKSSPSVASWWSTTAAYAGGPANIILGKQLVDSRYSLGKVLKNQHIVSLSSELSPSKTDSDGAINFVLTSSDVGVEGFCMSRCGSHGWSTAVRGGKGARSAYGWVGNSATQCPGQCAWPFHQPIYGPQIPPLVAPNGDMGVDGMVISLATVLAGTVTNPFDNGYFQGPGDAPLEAVSACTGMFGKGAFPGYPGVVPVDKTTGASYNAIGRSGRKYLLPAMWDPKTSTCRTAV